Part of the Virgibacillus natechei genome is shown below.
ATGATTAAGCGGCGAATAGGTTGTAATACCTGCGCAAAGCAATGGTGCTGCAGCGTCAAGTTCAATGTTATCAGGTATTCTCAGTACAAAGTCCTCCGTTACAACAATATGAGTAGAATAGCCACCTTGTGTATATTCACCGTACTTGTCAACCGCTGCGTAGGTGTCAACTTTTCCATTGAGGCAGTATTGTTCTTCTCCTTTGCGGCAGTTCTCACATTCGCCACAGGAATCAACCATACAGCCAACCCCTGCTCTGTCACCGACTTTATACTTTGTCACCTCAGGGCCAACATCTGTAACTATACCCGCAATCTCGTGTCCGGGAACGAGTGGGTAGTTCACAGGCCCCCATTCACCATGGGCAGTATGGATGTCTGAATGACAAATGCCTGCATATTTAATTTCTATTAGAACATCACGTGTATCAAGGTCACGTCTTTCAATTTCAGCAGCCCGAAACGATTTGTCTGGACCGTCTACTGCTCGTGCTTTAGCTGTTATCATAAATAAGACCTCCGATAATGTATATTTGCCAAGCTAAGGTGCTTGCCCCCGATATCAATGAATGGCTTTGGTTCACTTTTCCCTTCATTTCTATCTTGCAAATTATCTTATCCCCTATAGTTAACTCGAGGTCAAGTAGTTGATTTATATTTTTTTGACTTTGACATTTTACAAATGTCGTGATAGAATTTTTGAAAATCCTAGAGTTGACTCTAGGTATACATATATTAAAAGGGGAGAAATGGGAATGACATATTCGATCGGCGATGTTGCAAAGAAATTAAATCTCACTGTATATACGTTGCGTTATTACGACAAGGAGGGGCTTATGCCTTTTGTAGAACGCACACCAAGTGGAAACAGAGTATTTAAAGAATCTGATGTCGAATTGTTAAATGTCATTGAATGTTTGAAATCCAGCGGCATGCCGATTAAGGATATCAAGAACTTTATTGAATGGTTGTCGGAGGGAGATTCGACCTTACAGCAAAGGTATGACATGTTCATGGAGCGAAAAACTGCTGTAGAAACACAAATGGAGGAACTACAAAAGACAATGGATCTCATCAAACATAAATGCAGCTATTACAAGACTGCACTGGATGCAGGAACGGAAGATATTCATAAAAATGATAAAATAGGGACTGCTGTTTTTGATTAACATCCCATAAATGGATGACCCAGGAGTTCATGGTTTCTCTCCTGAACGGTCATCTTTTGCTCGCCGGCTTTTAGCAAGTGGCTAAGACATCAAATTTGTTGCTGAATCTACTGGTTTGACTAAGGAAAGAGTTATGGAACTTAAACATGAGATGAAGTATTAAAGGATCTTCAGGCAACAGCATAAAACCACCTCTGTTCACAAACTATATGTAGAGGTGAGAAAAATAAAATAGCAACCAAAAAACATTTGACACGACAACAGGGACAAATACTGGGGTAAGTATAGGCTAAGCAATACGGCTAAATAATTCACGAGTCAACAGGTAACGTTATCACGGGTGACGGACGAATTAGCAGAATACGTAATAGTGATATTTTTTTGAAAAAAGTATCAAGTATTTTCCGCCGCTGCTGATATGTTTTTAACAGAGATTCAGGCGAAATTTTCAAGTCATTTGTAAGGTGAGAGAATTTCATAATTACCCTTTAATTGTTTGACGAACAGGCTGAGAAATGCTATTCTTTAATTAATAATTTGTTTATCCAACAAACTAATCAGAGGGTCAACTGGCATATAAACAAGTTTCTATTTATCCACCATTGAAAGGGATTACATGACGTTGGCTCGTTTTTCCATTATCATGGTGTTAAGAAGGCTATATAAGGGGAATATAAAAATAGAAAGATATAACCAGAAAAAATACATATAAAAAAAGGAGTGTTCATAATCGATGGGTATTCTTCAAGAGCTCTTGCAAGACATTCCTGTTCCTAAAATGGCAAAGGTGAGTCAGGAATTTGAACCTGATAAGATAGATGACCTCGGCAGTGCGCTGCAATCTGAACTGGAAAAGGAACATATTAAAGAAACCGTTAAGCCGGGAATGGAAATTGCGGTGGCGGTTGGAAGCAGAGGCTTAGATCGTCTAGTTGAAATGACTGCTGTGACGGTTAAGTTTCTGCAGGATTTAGGTGCAAAACCGTTTATCGTGCCGTGTATGGGGAGCCATGGTGGAGCTACCGGTGATGGACAAAAAGCGGTGCTGGAACATTTGGGCGTAACCGAGGAAAGTGTAAACGCAGAGATCCGCTCTTCCATGGAAGTAATCAAAGTCGGGGAATTGTCGAATGGACTCCCTGTCTATATTGACGAAATTGCTTCGAAAGCAGATGGAATTGTCGTTATCAACCGAGTGAAGCCGCATACAGCTTTCCGTGGGCCGGTTGAAAGCGGAATTATGAAGATGATCAGTATTGGACTTGGCAAACAAAAAGGTGCCGAAGCATGCCATCAGCTTGGCTTTAAACATATGGCGGAATACGTTCCAGCAATGGCCAAAATGACGATGGAAAAAATGCCAATCATCTTTGCGGTAGCGTCTGTTGAGAATCCGTTTGATAAAGTGGCAAAAATAGAAGTACTGGCTCCTGAAGAAATCGAGGAAAGAGAAACAGAACTACAGAAGCTTTCCAAACAGCTATTACCGAAACTTCATTTTGATAAAATAGATGTCCTTGTCATTGATGAAATTGGCAAAAACATCAGCGGTGACGGCATGGATCCGAATATAACAGGACGCTATCCAACGCCTTATGCATATGGTGGACCAGATGTAACGAAAATGGTTGTGCTTGACCTAACGGAAGAAACAGAAGGAAATGCAAATGGTGTCGGAACAGCAGACTTCACCACGCAGCGTCTTGTGGACAAGATGGACCGGGAAGCGACGTATGCCAATGGGTTAACTTCAACGGTTGTAACACCGACACATATAGCCACAACGCTTCCAAACGATCAACAAACGATCCAGGCAGCCATTAAAACAAGTAATATTCTAGATTTTAATGATGTAAAAATGGTCCGGATTAAAAACACATTGGAACTAAGTGAAATTGAGGTATCAGAGGGACTGCTTGATCATATGAAGGATCATGAAAGCATTGACCAAATTTCAGACCTGTATGATCTAGATTTTGATAATGAAGGAAATTTAGCGTAAAAAAGTTTTAGGGGGAATTATAAAATGAGTAACTTATTCGATTTAACAGGAAAAACAGCAGTAGCAGTCGGTGGAAATAGTGTATTAGGTGGTTCCATCGCAAAAGGTTTGGCAGCACAGGGTGCACAAGTAGCTATTATCGGCCGTAATATGGATAAAGCGGAAGAAGTAACAAAGGAAATTGAAGCTGCTGGCGGTGTCGCAAAATCATTCCAAGCGGATGTCAGCGATCTTGAATCCATTGAAAAAGCAGCAAAAGATATTGAAGCATGGTCAGGCGGCTGGGACATTGTTCTAAATGCACCAGGTAAAAACAGCTCTACCCCGTTCATGGAATTAGATACAGATGAATGGGATGACATTATGGATGTAAACTTAAGAGGCCTTGTATTTACAACGCAAATTTTCGCGAAAAAAATGATTGAACAAGAACGAAAAGGCAGCATCATTAATATTTCATCTGTTTCATCAGGTCCGCCATTATCAAAAGTATTTACGTATTCTGCATCAAAAGCTGGCGTAAATAATGTGACACAATTCCTGGCAAACGAATTTGCTCCAAATGGAATTCGTGTAAATGCTATTATTCCAGGATTCTTCCCTGCAGAGCAAAATCGTAAAATCCTAAGTGAAGACCGGATTGCGTCCATCATGGGCCATACACCACTCAATCGTTTTGGTGAACCGGAAGAACTACAAGGAGCAGCTGTATACCTTGCTTCTGATAAAGCATCAGGTTTTGTAACAGGAACGCTGCTACGTGTAGATGGTGGATTTGGAAGTATGACAATATAGAAAAATGAAAGGCTTTGGGGCAAACTCCAAAGCCTTTTCTAAGTATAAAATCTGATTCCTGATTTGGGTAGAAGATTTAGATAGCGAATCGGCTATTTCGCCGATTTCTACCAATCCAACTCCTGACTTCTAACCTCTGGAAAGACGAGGCGGCAGCCAGTTTTTTAACAGAAATTTATGTGTAAAGGAAGCGATAATGATGGGAAGAAAATTAGTCGCCGGACTTGATCTCGGGACAACAAGTGTAAAAGCGGTTCTATTTGACCTTCGTGGAAAATTAATTGCTGAATCAGAAAAAATGAACACCACCTATTATCCGCATGCAGAATGGGTGGAGCAGGATCCTCATGAAATCGAGCGATCTTCGGTACGTGCAATGAAAGAAGTGATGGAGAAAGCAGATGCAGAAGATGATGAATTGTTAACGGTTGGTATCTCCTGTGCGATGCATTCGATTATTTGTGTGGATGAGCGTTTTGAACCTTTATCAAACATGCTCATCTGGTCTGATGGTAGAAGCAGCGCTCAGGCTGAAGAACTCCTGCAGTCAAATGGAATGGATATTTACGAACGAACAGGCACACCCATTCATCCGATGTCTCCACTGCTTAAACTCCGGTGGATGAAGGAAACGAATGATGAAGCTTATCAGAAAGCAACGTACTTCATGTCGATGAAAGAATTTTTGCTGCAAAAATGGTTCGGAAAACGTGTTGTTGATTACGCGATGGCATCCGCATCAGGGATGTTAAATGTAGAAGCATTGGATTGGGACGAGGAAGCGTTAGAGCTGGCGGGTGTAAAAAGGGAACAGTTATCGCAAATTGTTCCCCCTACAGAAGTGCTACCAGCTTTAAATCCTTCCATTGCAGAAGAGATTGGTATCGACCCACAAATTCCTTTTGTTATTGGTGCGGCTGATGGACAGCTGGCCAACCTAGGAAGTGGTGCAATTTCTCCTGGTGAAGTGGCTGTTTCGGTTGGCACAAGTGGTGCGATTAGACAATTTATTAAGGGAGCAGGTGTCAATGAAAAGCATGAGACGTTTACATACGCTTTCACGGACGATACATCGATAATAGGTGGCGCTACAAATAATGGTGGAATTGCTTTACAATGGTTAAAGGATCTATTAGATTTCACTGGAAGTCACGATGAACTGACTGCTGAAGCGGAGGAAGTCGAGATTGGATCTGATGGGATCATTTTCCTTCCGTATGTAAATGGAGAAAGAGCGCCATTGTGGAACCAGCGTGCGAAGGGTAATTTTTACGGATTAAGTATTGGCCATAAAAAAGAGCACTTAGTACGAGCGGTTCTTGAAGGAATAACGTTCAATATTTATCATATCGGAAAATCACTGGAAGAAATAGCTGGCAAACCTAAAAAAATTAGCGTCAATGGTGGACTGACCCAATCCCCACTATGGGTGCAAATCATGGCAGATGTATTTGGACAAGAGATACATCTTTCAGATACGCATCATAATGCAGCATGGGGAGCGGCGTGGACAGCTTTGGTAGGAATTGGAAATGTTCAATCCTTTGAAGCGATAAAAGAAAACATGCCAGTTGAAAAAGTAATTCAACCCAACATGAAGAATCATGAAATGTATACGGAAATCTATGAGAAGTATGAGAAGATCTCGAAGGAGTTAGCAGTTTACTTTACATGATAAACTTCTATCAGCATTGATTTGCTGATGGAAGTTTTCACAAGCCAAAAGAGGTGTCCAATACGAATGGAAGATATTTTAAAGCAAGTCCAAGATGGTACATTATCGGTGGAAAAGGCAAAGAAAAAACTAGCTGGATATGAGGATTTAGGCTTTGCTAAAGTGGACCATCAGCGAAAAAAACGCCAGGGTTTTCCGGAGATTATTTATGGGGAAGGAAAGTCACCTGAACAAATTACCGCAATCATTGAAGCGATTAAGTCACAAGATAATGATGTATTAGCGACAAGAATAGCAAAGGAAAAGGCTTCCGTAATTTGTGAACAACACCCCGAATTGATTTATTACGATGTCCCGGAAATTTTGTCTTGGAAACAAAAACCTGCACGCGTCAACGAATCCGATGGTTATATCGCGGTTGTCTGTGCTGGCACTTCTGATTTAAAAGTAGCAGAAGAGGTTGCTGTTACGGCAGAGTTGTTGGGTCGTAAGGTTAGACGTTTTTATGATGTTGGTGTTGCGGGAATTCATCGTTTACTGGATAATGCCGAAGAAATCCAAAATGCCACTGTTTCTGTTGTTATAGCTGGTATGGAAGGCGCACTTCCTAGCGTTGTTGGTGGCCTTGTTGCGCATCCCGTAATAGCTGTTCCTACAAGCGTTGGATACGGTGCGAATTTCCAAGGATTGTCCGCCTTGCTGGCAATGTTAAATTCCTGTGCATCGGGGATTAGTGTTGTAAACATAGATAATGGCTTTGGCGGGGCTTATAATGCAGTGTTAATTGATCAGCTAGCAAATAAAGCATAGACATGAGAGGAGTTTTTGACATGGTTTCCTATCCCCCTCCTGATAATGAGCATATTGATGATCAAATGATCAAAATGGAAGTGAATCTCGATGACATTTCCGGTGAATGGCTTGGCTATGTGATGGATGTCTTATTTGAAGCTGGAGCAAATGATGTATTCTATACGCCTATTTATATGAAAAAAAACAGACCGGGGGTTTTGCTTCAATTGCTTTGTCCCCGAAAAAGTATGGATAAAATGAAAGAAATCCTACTTAAAGAAACGACTACATTCGGCATTCGTTATTACCCCTTAACTGTCCACCGTATGGAACGAAATTTTGTCAACGTAGAGACAGAGTGGGGAACGGTTACGGTTAAACAAGGGATATATAATGGTGAGGTTTTTCAGCGTTCTCCGGAATTTGAGGATTGTAAGGCGATAGCGGAGGAGTTTGGGGTACC
Proteins encoded:
- a CDS encoding MerR family transcriptional regulator produces the protein MTYSIGDVAKKLNLTVYTLRYYDKEGLMPFVERTPSGNRVFKESDVELLNVIECLKSSGMPIKDIKNFIEWLSEGDSTLQQRYDMFMERKTAVETQMEELQKTMDLIKHKCSYYKTALDAGTEDIHKNDKIGTAVFD
- a CDS encoding lactate racemase domain-containing protein, whose translation is MGILQELLQDIPVPKMAKVSQEFEPDKIDDLGSALQSELEKEHIKETVKPGMEIAVAVGSRGLDRLVEMTAVTVKFLQDLGAKPFIVPCMGSHGGATGDGQKAVLEHLGVTEESVNAEIRSSMEVIKVGELSNGLPVYIDEIASKADGIVVINRVKPHTAFRGPVESGIMKMISIGLGKQKGAEACHQLGFKHMAEYVPAMAKMTMEKMPIIFAVASVENPFDKVAKIEVLAPEEIEERETELQKLSKQLLPKLHFDKIDVLVIDEIGKNISGDGMDPNITGRYPTPYAYGGPDVTKMVVLDLTEETEGNANGVGTADFTTQRLVDKMDREATYANGLTSTVVTPTHIATTLPNDQQTIQAAIKTSNILDFNDVKMVRIKNTLELSEIEVSEGLLDHMKDHESIDQISDLYDLDFDNEGNLA
- a CDS encoding SDR family oxidoreductase, which gives rise to MSNLFDLTGKTAVAVGGNSVLGGSIAKGLAAQGAQVAIIGRNMDKAEEVTKEIEAAGGVAKSFQADVSDLESIEKAAKDIEAWSGGWDIVLNAPGKNSSTPFMELDTDEWDDIMDVNLRGLVFTTQIFAKKMIEQERKGSIINISSVSSGPPLSKVFTYSASKAGVNNVTQFLANEFAPNGIRVNAIIPGFFPAEQNRKILSEDRIASIMGHTPLNRFGEPEELQGAAVYLASDKASGFVTGTLLRVDGGFGSMTI
- a CDS encoding gluconokinase; this translates as MMGRKLVAGLDLGTTSVKAVLFDLRGKLIAESEKMNTTYYPHAEWVEQDPHEIERSSVRAMKEVMEKADAEDDELLTVGISCAMHSIICVDERFEPLSNMLIWSDGRSSAQAEELLQSNGMDIYERTGTPIHPMSPLLKLRWMKETNDEAYQKATYFMSMKEFLLQKWFGKRVVDYAMASASGMLNVEALDWDEEALELAGVKREQLSQIVPPTEVLPALNPSIAEEIGIDPQIPFVIGAADGQLANLGSGAISPGEVAVSVGTSGAIRQFIKGAGVNEKHETFTYAFTDDTSIIGGATNNGGIALQWLKDLLDFTGSHDELTAEAEEVEIGSDGIIFLPYVNGERAPLWNQRAKGNFYGLSIGHKKEHLVRAVLEGITFNIYHIGKSLEEIAGKPKKISVNGGLTQSPLWVQIMADVFGQEIHLSDTHHNAAWGAAWTALVGIGNVQSFEAIKENMPVEKVIQPNMKNHEMYTEIYEKYEKISKELAVYFT
- the larB gene encoding nickel pincer cofactor biosynthesis protein LarB, whose amino-acid sequence is MEDILKQVQDGTLSVEKAKKKLAGYEDLGFAKVDHQRKKRQGFPEIIYGEGKSPEQITAIIEAIKSQDNDVLATRIAKEKASVICEQHPELIYYDVPEILSWKQKPARVNESDGYIAVVCAGTSDLKVAEEVAVTAELLGRKVRRFYDVGVAGIHRLLDNAEEIQNATVSVVIAGMEGALPSVVGGLVAHPVIAVPTSVGYGANFQGLSALLAMLNSCASGISVVNIDNGFGGAYNAVLIDQLANKA
- the larC gene encoding nickel insertion protein, with the translated sequence MVSYPPPDNEHIDDQMIKMEVNLDDISGEWLGYVMDVLFEAGANDVFYTPIYMKKNRPGVLLQLLCPRKSMDKMKEILLKETTTFGIRYYPLTVHRMERNFVNVETEWGTVTVKQGIYNGEVFQRSPEFEDCKAIAEEFGVPLKVVYERVWREMG